In bacterium, a genomic segment contains:
- a CDS encoding nucleotidyltransferase domain-containing protein, with amino-acid sequence MSCRSMVFANRDRIREIAASCNADRISLFGSVARGDDTADSDCDFIADLKPQSTLLHLARIKTKLEDLLGCTVDVVSRRSIPPGITSVEDEAIPL; translated from the coding sequence ATGAGCTGCAGGTCCATGGTGTTTGCCAACCGCGATCGCATCCGCGAGATCGCCGCTTCTTGCAACGCTGACCGCATCTCCCTGTTCGGCTCAGTTGCCCGAGGGGACGACACCGCCGACAGCGACTGCGACTTCATTGCCGACCTCAAGCCCCAGTCCACACTGCTCCACCTAGCCCGCATCAAGACCAAGCTCGAAGATCTGCTTGGCTGCACCGTCGATGTCGTGTCCCGCCGGTCCATCCCGCCCGGCATCACATCCGTCGAAGACGAGGCCATTCCTCTTTGA